ACCTAAATCCTGCAGACACTCTGTGGGAAAATGTTAAGAGAATAAGAGAGGCAGGACTCTGATGAACAGGAGATTTTGTGAAAAGAGGATATTTTaaagatctctctctctctctctctatttttcCCAACCTTTTGACATGCTGTATATCTGGAGAGGTGCTGTCCTCCTAACAAAATAAACTTGTGCAAGCAATTTACTCCAGTAACGACAACAAGTTCAGCACAACCAGCTTTGTTAAAAGCACCTATCTCCCCCTATTAAATAAATGTCGTCAAATTCAAGGTGGaaattttctaatatttttgttgTGAGCTCATGCTTCTGCAATAAGAGATGAAGCTGATGCTTTGAAcgtatccatctatctatctatctatctatctatctatctatctatctatctatctatctatctatctatctatctatctatctatctatctatctatctatctatctatctatctatctatctatctatctatctatctatctatctatctatctatctatctatctatctatctattctaTTTCTGGGTTTTTgcttttgtggcactagtggctcatttttggtaagtaggctgacaggaaatgaggAAACAAACGTGTGCATCACCAGATCTCCATCCCTACAGGGATGGAGTGGATATTCGGCATggataagaataaaaaatgatTGCAACACTTTTTACAGTTAtgaaaagacttttttttttattcacagtaGGTACACccggtctgacgttctgttagctgttacatcatccagagaagacggctcacccgctactaccatctaatgtagaacagattactggatcaatgtgtgcttctgtgcttttttgtttctcttgttgtgtctctgctctgtcttctgtaaccccagtcggtcgaggcagatggccgttcatactgagcccggttctgctggaggttttccttcccgttaatggggagtttttctttccactgtcgcttcatgcttgctcagtatgagggattgcagcaaagccatgtacaatgcagacgactctccctgtggctctacggttctccaggagtgaacgctgcttgtcgggactttgatgcaatcaactggttcccttatataggacattttttgaccaatctgtataatctgaatgaatttgactttggaaagtgcctttagatgacatgtttcatgaattggcgctatataaataaaatttaattgaactattAATTAAGGAAATGAAACCATTGTACCATGTTCGTCGATTTTATGCAAgcattgtttttagttttatgtaattttcatttctccttttagtaaaataaaactCGTCCTGCCTCTTGCGATGCATCTGTGTATAGAAAACCATTtcctcattgttttttttgtacttgtCTCTTGACACCTGGTCCGGAAAGGACGTTATCTAGTATTAAAATACAACGGTACCGAGGGGAAATTAAAGTGAACTGGCACCGGCTGCAGAAATGTCTTCGATTAAACATGGATGGGATGATATTTGGTCTTCGTCAGAGCTTCAGACTTACGGTGAGTGGTGCTGGCCTTCTCTCTCACTCAGCCACTGCCAGACTCCCTCCTGCTGGCTGTCCGTCAGTCCCACCCACAGGAAAGGATATTTGGTGGCCTTACTCATAACTCCTTGGAGGAAAGCCTGCAATTTAGGCACaatattggcaaaaaaaattgtcattaaCGTCTCAGTTCAAGATAAGAAATGTTAAAGGAGAGAGATACACTGAGAGAACAGGGTCTTTAAAAGTAGAGTTAATCTTTTTGATTCATTTATAATCTTTACTGATTCTATCTGGTAATTCATGaggtctctctcctctcctgacCAGTTACCATCTCTGCAGAGTCTCTGATCACAACCAGGCTGCTGTTGAGCTGCTGGCAGAACGTGGCGCTCTCCTTCCAACGAAGGTTTTCTCGGAGTCCGACCGAGAAAAAGTAGCAGTGGCTCCTCCACCACAGCCAGCCCTCAGGACACAAACGGCACCGGGAGTCTCCAGacggcagagaaacaaacagaaccGCTGAGGCGACAGTAATACCAGGCAGTGGAGCTACCATCATGACAGCTCACCCAGACGTATCTGCTGTATTTTAACTTCTGCACACGAATTGTACATATCATGGTTTTCACGGGCTTGAATGAGACAATAACTTGTAAACTTACCCTGAGTGGCAGAGTGCAGCATCGTTTTCAGTTCATGGTGCATTCTTTGGCACTGCTGCAGGTTTTCCAGCTGTTTTTGTCGAAAGGTTGGGTCTTCCCCTGGAGCCGCTCCCCACATGGCTGCCACATGGATTGGAAAAACTTTACACAACCTAAACTGTGACCTCTTAACTGCAGATGCAGCAACACATGGAGTCatccttttttatcattattccaAAGCTAGAataataaatttatttataatgcattttacatttcaaataaaatctcaaaggaATAACGTTTTAACAAAATCCTTATTATCTGACAAATAATGGCCTTAAGTGATTTCATGGGAACTGGAGCCTTGTCTTCTACAAATTCAGCTCAGCTTAATTCATGGCACCACATTACAAacttcatttcaagaaaaccttTACAGGACAAACGGATCCAATTCATATCCACTTACACAGAATTTAAAAAGGTGCAAATGTAATTCAAGTCAGATAATTCATTTCAACTCAACCCATTCATATAGCAATACCCTGATCCAGTAACATATAGTCCAATTCAATTAAGATTATAGTATTGTACAATCCACTGACCATGTAATGCCagctaataataaaaatactgtattttatattttactgtactgtaaaataataaaaatactgtaATAAGAAAATACAGCCAGTTATATAAAACCATtgtttttgcagcaatccctcacactgaggaagcatgtggcgacagtggagaggaatcACCTCATAAAACTTGTCAAATGAAGAATACTTAGTATTTAAGGTCTTGTTTCATTGTTGCATATTTTGAAACAAACTCCAGATGTTGAAGCATCAttgtgttttcttcatttttctgCAATCTGGCAGATTATCTGCCATTACCcaataacatagaaaggattcctggatcaatgattgcttctgtgcttgttgtgtctctgctctgtcttctctaaccatcagtcggtcgaggcagatgaccgttcatactgagcctggttctgctggaggttttcctccctgttaaaggggagtttttctttacactgtcgcttcatgcatgctcagtatgagggattgctgcaaagccatcaacaatgcagacgactctccctgtagcactacactctttcaggaggagtgaatgctgcttgtcaaagacTCGTTGCAACCTACtgtgtttccttagataggaaactttttgaccaatctgtctggatgatttgattgaatctgactttataaagtgcttcgagatgacatgtgttgttaaatggcgctatataaataaaactgaattgaactgaaagtAAGAGGTGTGATCACTTGACACCAGTGTAAGGTTCCCTTCGCTGGCTTTCAAGACTTAATTTAAATTCTTATAGGCTGTTTTTCTAGTTTCAGAACAAAGAGGAACTGAATGTTTCTCTTGACCCAAACACCAGAACAGTGATGGAGACTAACCAGATGAAACATCAAGACTGATAGCAGAGGCGATGCACCTCTGAAGATAGTTttattggatttattttaattaactgAAACCATCTTGTAGTACAAAACATCTTTTGCGATATAAATTTACAGAGTTGCTTGTCCTGCTTTGTTTCTTTAACCCAGACACCTTTCTGAGAAGATCACTCCAAGTGAAGCTTCCTtcacagctttttgtttttgtgtcatttttcaaaaccgctccataggaaatgaatgaggTTTGTGgtggtctgaggtgatttgtgaaaaatctATACTCCTACAcgatgagggttacatttcctgaatccagacaaaaaataTCTACGTTttaatgtataatttgtctacgtagagtgaaaattgagcgagtaggctgaagttgttcggagttgtgaaatctttgaaaaagctagagtgggccactctgcTGGTTCGAGAATTCcatcattgactttcattataaacgatgatttcgctgatttttggacatgaacTTTGAGGAGTGACTGTAAGAAAACTATAAAAAGATATCcgcatcccgttttcacttctgagtagttcaaagatatatctacaaactggaagttaaacagtgttcgtaggtgaaagcatgacgatacagtacagcgttgaaaatagtcattttgaggcttttttgaggctttctctgTACCTGACGCCGTTCATTTCCTATGGAAATGGTTTTTCACTAAttgcgttgccatggtaacttgaaaccccaataaaagtaatagCACACCATTTCCGACCAAGCCagacgttttgatacctatattgttggggtgcacgctacggtttgGGCCGCATTAATTTCCGAAAATGTTttgaggtgcatagtaataggtgcctccaatGCAtttgctatggcaggcgcctaataaaagttgtgtttttccAAACTCGCCATGAAACCTTCAGCACTAAAATTCAGAATGTCTCTCTCGACCAAAATCCAAATCCAACATTATCTTTCACTAAAGACATAAAGATCCAACATTTAATGTGTTGAAATGAAAAAACTACTTGAAGTTTCTCACATATTGTTTTAACTTTTGTAACGCATATAAATGATTTGAAGAATATCTCAATCGGCACAAACGCCTGCTATCTACTTACCAAATAAAACGAAGGCCAAGATGAACACGGTGAGCAGAGACGTTGCTGCTACAGCAATAGCCCCTCCGAAGGTCAGGTGCCATCTCTCGCAGGATCTTGCATCTGCGACGGTAAAATTTTATTAACTGGACGTACAGAAAGCGTGACCTCAGAGCACACAACACGAAAGCAAACGAATCCAGCAAAACTGCTTGTGTGTTTCCATCGTTTTTAGGCTGTAGGTTGAtaaagaaattagttttttatgGAAATGTTGATGAATTTTCATGTGACATGTAggagttttctctttttttaactaatGTCGAAGTTATTCAGGTTCTAAATTTTTGCAGCTCTGGTTTTCATTTAGGAgaaatttttcagttttatcttttttttatttaacctttatttacccaggaaaaaaaatcccattgagattaaaaacctatttttcaagggagtcctgtcCAAGAAGCAGCAAACTTACACATTGAACAGGTATACATTACACTGCAAAATcggaactaaaaatgagtaatattttcctaaaatgagtgtatctgtccttgatttgagcaggtaaataagatgatttgccaatggaataagattttagcacttaaaataggaacacctcatctccatcatcttatttcaggatgtctaattatcttattttaggggtcaaaatactcattccattggcagataagattatttacctgctgaaatctaggagaataaacacacattttaagaacagttgacttatttttaaatccgttttgcagtgtagatTAAATGACaggcacacacaaacaaacaaaataacatatcaaagaaaacaattaCAGATAATTGAGGCCGTTTCAAATTCCCTCATTTTCAACTTAAATGCAATTAAGGATAAAAACGCAGTCAACTTCCAGTCCCTTTGTAAAAATTTCCACGCACAAGGAGCTGTGTAGCTAAAAGCTTTCTTCCCCAGCTCTGTGCGGGCAAAAGGAACCGTGAGCAACAGCTGATCGTTGGATATCAGGGCATAAGAGGCCACGCTTTTCTGTGTAAGTAAGGTACAAATGTAAGAGGGCAGTAATCCGAGAATGGCCTCGTAAATAAAAGTGTACCAATGACACGGCCTCCTCGTAGAGAGGGAAGGCCATCCCACCTGAGAGTACAGGTCACAGTAATGTGTCATGGCTCTATAGTTTGTGATGAACCTTAATGAAGCCTGGTAAACAGAGTCCAACATTTGAAGACATGAAGAACtagcattcttataaaaaaaaaaggtcaacgTAATCTAAGACCGATAAAAACGTAACAGAGACAAGGCGCTTTTTtactccaaaagaaaaacatttctgtgtgaGTGTGGCTCCTGTCTGATTGAAAAGGTGGACAATAatagaacaataaaacaacaaaaggcttgcgatatttcatttgatttgtaatgaatccagaatgtatgacatttcatgttttttaattgcattacagaaaataaagaactttatcacaatattctaattttctgagacagtcctgtatttgGCTTATCTTTAAATCTCCATCTTTCTCCGACGCAGTACGTTTTGAAGCTTACCCCCACACGCTGCAGTTTTCAGCGATGCCTCTTTGCTGTCGCTTGAAGCCATCGGTCCCTTTGTTTAGTTGTTGCCACGCATGTGTTTAGTCCTGTAAAGTCTTGCATCGACACATTAAGCGAACACCATTTGAGGACGCCTTTTCTTTTATAGTAtgggagctaaaaaaaaaccccataaACAACCCTACATCTGTGGCGGTTTACAGAGGAAGCAGTCTATGTGTGAAATGCTCTACGCCTGGGCTATGAATACCAGCATCAGCACATCATCATCTGAGACTCTGGAGGCCTGGTGTGAGGGTGTGACGTGCCCTCATGCAGCCTTTAAACAGTCtgaactgtcttttttttaaattacattcatAAAGTTAGGTAACTTGCCTCATTTTATTGAGACTGAGACATGACCTTTTGTAATTGCCACCCCAAGACTTCAACTCTGTTGCCGTTGAGTCACTCTGGGACTGATTTGGCTGAACGGTAAGGACCTTCGTCCATTTGAAGGACACCATTTGTGACCAAACTTTAACTTCCTGGTTGATGTCATGAGATTTTGCTTCAGTgtttccacataatgttctgTCCTGACGATGCCATctgttttgtgaagtgcaccaatCCCTCCTGCTGCAAAACGCCAAATGATACTAACACCCCCGTGCTTTGCAGATGGGTAATGGTCTCTGGCTTGCTAACTTCCTCTAAGGTGATTATAGTGAAAACATTTGATGGGACACATCATCTTGCTAATtataatctgtctttttttttttttttttttgctctctgtgAAGGGTCATACGGCCCAGGTACAGGACTTGTTTCATTGTGGGTGTGGATCCTTCCTTCAGGCAGCATCTTAACAGGGTCTTTTACTTTAGTTTCACACATGTATCTACGCTAAAACAGTGATATCTGGGACACTGACAGAACCCATCTATTACCTAAATAGTGTAACGGCTGCAGGTTCACGTGGCGTTTATTGTTGTGTAGTGTTTAAACAAATTAACTCTGTACCTTGAGATATCTATAGATTGCACCCCAGGATGAACCAGACCTGTGGAGGTCCACACATTCGTCTCAGTTCATTTTGATTTTCATGATATGAAACAAGGAAGCGGTGTCTGAGGTAATACCCCTGACCCTTCAATCCTTACACCCTGCTTTGTCTGCGTCTGTTTTTGACGGCTTTAAACCCGGGACTCTGTCGTCTTTGAAGGAGATCGTTTAAAGCAGACATGTTCTGCAAATGATGCAGTTCCACCTGGATTATTTAGAGACGTTTTTCTTACCATAGgtccttttgttcttttgaatAGTAGTCTGTCCTCAGGTCCTGTAAATCAGAAACATCTAGTTGTTCAGCCTCTATCTAAGGAAGCTACTCTTGACCCCACTGTGAATTATAGGCCTATCTCTAAACTACCATTTCTTTCATAAAGACAACTAATGATGTATCTGAAAGAAAAGAATATTTTAGAGGCTTTACAGtctggttttaaatcttttcatAGTCCGCCCTTCTAAACGTTTTTAATGATGTATTCTTAGCACCTGACTCTGGTGACTGTTAGATTTATCCGCTGCCTTTGACGCAGTGAACCACAGGATTTTACTTTCTCGTCAGCTCCTCTCTTCTGTGGGGTCCAGCAGGGCTCAGTTTTGGGCCCTCTCCTCTTCAAGCTCTATCTGCTCCCTCTTGGCTCTATTTCTAAggcccgcccatgccgccgaCCCTGGTTCCTTCACCCCGTAAATCAGGCCAGGGGTCCAAGTTGATGCTGTACTTAGAAAATCATATTAAAGCCGTCATCAAATCTAGTTTTCTTCATTTGAGGCAATTAGCAAAGATGAATCCTATTGTTTCTTAGCAGTAATCCATGCCTTTTTAATCACTAGGCTAGATTACCGTAATGCACTCCATAAAGCAGTCAGTGATTCTTGTATCTCTCAGCTCCACAGGGTACAGAACGCTGCTGCATGGCCTTTAACAGGCACACAAAAGTGACCGTGTCTCCCCTATTTTAGCCTCTCTAGTTGCCTgtacattttaggattcattttaatatcattttgcttttaaagccCTAAGAGGCCTTGCTCCACCCTATCTGTCCGAGCTGCTACACCGttccctcaggtcagctgatcagctgctaCTGAGAGTGGCAAAGACAAAATTCAAAGTTTAGAGGAGACTGTGCTGCTGTAGCAGCTCCCAAGTCGTGGAATGACCTTCCCTTGGTCATCAGACAGGATTTGTCGCTTTGATTTCAAATCCCTTCTTAAAACCCATGTTTGCTCCTGGCACCCTTTGACACCCTCTGAAAGGTTGCCTTTTTACAATAGTGTGTTTTACTATTAATTTTATAGACTATTTTCTGTTCACTGTACTTCGTTTTAGTGATTCTAtggttaatttattatttttgtataggactgttttatttattaggtcttattgattttattattagtttaagGCCATCACATGACTGCTGTTCATTTGCtctgtgtacagcactttggtccagttggtgtttaaagtgctctataaataaagctggtatggCAATACCTTAAAAACATCCACAGGTGTGCCACACTTTAACTCTAACATTGTGAAGTAACCAGTAAGGAGTTAGAAAAGTCATGACATTTTCtgggctttcacatggaaaacTTTAGCAAACTGTAAGAAGTGTGATAATCCTAACCTAATAAAGTCAGACAGtgagaaaagtattttttgttacaaatatctggtttcaatcGCATATGGAGAGCAAACAATGAACGTTTTGGCCTAAATGTAAAACACTGTGGGGGAAaactaacatctctgcagagaaacatggtggtggcagcatcataatgTGGGGACGCTCTTCTTCAGCAGAAACAGGGAGCCTGCTGGGAGTTGATGGAAGGATGATGGAGCTAAATTCAGGACAATCCAGGGAGgacctgagactggggtggGCTCGACCCAATTAGTGAAGAAAACTGGTAAAATTTCAGCCTCTAGATGTGAAAAACTCTTAAGAGACTTGCATCTGTAAATGAGGTGGTTTTACAAAACATTGGCTTAGGAGTTAAGGAGATTAAACTGGAAACTCATTAATCGTTCTCTTGCACTTCACCATTATAAATCATCTTGTGTTCTACGTGTATAAATAATAAGACCAAGTCTTTGGATTCTataacataaaatctcaataaggTTTGTGGTTGGACCATGACGAAGAGTGATGAAGTTTACAGAAGACGCTGTCTCTCTGTAAAGCAAAAGTTACACTGCCTTTTACTTATATAGACAAATTTAAATCTAGATTGAAGTTATTTTACAGATGTGCAAAAAAGAatttagttacttttttttttttcgtgagCAAGCATGAGAGAGCATGAGAGAGATTAAAGCTCCGATAAAGCAACATCAAAAGTTTTCAAGATGTGAGAAAAACTGTAGAGGTgaggatattttatttttttacagagctGGAAGACAGAAAAGGACAGGCAGGACACAAAGACGCCCCCTGGAGGCTCATTCAGGATTAGCTGGACAACAAATGAATGGATCATGCCAGCGTTAAAGTCAAACTCAGCAGATGTAAGGAACAAAGAgcaacaaaaatacaattatagcACACAATTGCATTTTCACACAAATACACCTTCATTTTACAGCACAGTTGTGTCAGAAACAtcattaaagcaacattttatctttaaaatctTGTCCTCTCATCTTCCCATTTCTTTCCTCGCGGTTTCACAAACACCAGGTCAAACGTAAATTTCACATCAGTTGAGCAGACACCAGAAATCTAAACGTAGCCAATATCTCTTATGActttagtcatgtttttttttttttactgacatgCAGGATTTAACAGATTTACTGGAGATAAAAAGCAGAcaattatatacagtaatctcttttttttacacCAGTTTTCACCAACATaccaacagcaaaaaaaaacaaaccagttTATCTTTGTCCATCGGTCCCTTTAAGTTCTTGTAAAATAGTAAAATGCAAAGATTGATGCCCCCTATTACACCATTAACTAATACTAACAGCTGAATATAATGCATGTCTCGTGTCCTGTCACATCcttgatgtaatattttattttataaaaaacaacaacttttagaTGCTTTTCAGGAAGGATAGCTGATGcctgctttttttgttgctgcctTAAATAGTTGCTTTGAAATCTTTTTCCAGGAActgctgaaaacaaaatgtCCGTGTTGATCATATTTTCCACTTTAAACGTTTTAAAGTACTTCAGCCTGATCTAATTGATGATGATTTAATTCAAACATTGATTGTATGTCTtattttaaccctttaaagGTCATTATGTTTACTTAactccattattattatttaattaacaaaatatgatttcagatttaaagatttcacacattttattacaattattaaaatatttcattataGTCATATCATTAATTATAATTTATGGGGCTTGAGACGAGTCAGTGGCTGACAGCAACATTGATTTTCAaatcaattgaaaaaaaaaataatcacatgctctcatgctttaaaaatatttatatatgatCCCTCTTTAATCAGGTCTATATTTTAAACCTAACTGAGCGTAAAACAGTCATATTAATGTGGTTTTAGGGATTTTAACCTTCTAAAGGCAGGTTAGTTTATGCAGCTTCACTTATTCTATCAgtggacaaaaaaattaaaaatgaaacaaatagcTAGGAATAGATTGAATTGTGGCACAAAGCAATTAATTAGTTGAGTTAAATTGGAAAACTAAAATAGCATTTTCAATGGTTTTCagtgaaactgttttttttttttgtcttgataCTCCATTTTTGGGGTACATTAGCTATAATAAAACCAAGTTAATGAACtgacacatttctttaaaacgtTTTATGTGAAACATCCATCTAATTTTCATTCAGCAAAGTCAAAATGACATGAAACTAAAAAGCAATCGGCCCAAAATGTCGCCGACATCGTTGGAGTTTGAGAACAGACCAAAAACtagttaaagttaaagttagTTTAACTAGTTAAAGTTAAAGGTCGACATGGTTGGACTGATTCAATATTTCTGCATATGAATCGGGTCTGTCGGTCTTGTAAGGGCCAGGAGTTCAGTAAAAACATTGAAGTTAAAACCCATTCAGTGCATTCCTCAGTCTAAGgtcaaaacaaagtaaaaataataattataatataatatatatataataatgtaTAGTAATAATTATCCTTCCTGTAAAAAGGACCACAGCTTGTTTGGAAAAGTGACTTAAAACTGTTCTTAAATTGATTGAGAGCAATAAACCGATGTTTGCTCTGCTTTATCTGCTTTTATAGCAGGAAACTACAAAGTGGAAAGCTTTCATTATTTCTCCTTACACAGTTATATAGCTTAATGTGCTCTGAGTTGGTTTTCCCTAATCGATGGGTATTCCATGCAtgctttctaaaaaaacaaaaacaaaagttaaaacgTTTAATTAAGATCCCCTCACCAGGACTAAAAATAGACATTTCAAGCTTCCCAAAACATCTCTGTAGCCTACGGGCCCTTCTTCGCTTCGTAATAAACTTTTCCGCCCAGGTATTCCTCCAAATGCTTATTCAGCTGTAACAGAGCACAGAAGCAGTGGTTAACATCCAGCAGACCAGACATTTAACAAAGCTAAGCTGCTACTAGCCACACACATGTTGGCTTACCCACCTGTTTGTATATATTGTCCCTTGTGTCACTACTGTCACAGTATAGAGGCTGGTTTGAAGAGCAGAGCATCGACAGACCGATTTCCACTTTATCTTCCACTGCGGGGCAAACGGAGACAATGAGAGGCAGGAAACTAAACGCGAAGACAGACTCGCATTCATGTGAATTTGCATTTTAGGGAAACTAAAACAGGCCTGGGCGGCTTGGTTTTGTCACCAGGTTCACTGGTTGTGCACGGCGCGTCAAGCACGCATTCATAAAGGAGACGCAGGAGGTTTACAAGTTGATCAGCAGCTCCTCAGACTTAATTCTAACTCATTTTAGCTGCTGCAGTGTTCCTGACCACAGGGCCATATAAAAAGGTCCGCTAAACATACCAGGAAAGTTGCCACGCGAAGTTACAAAACAAAGAGTTATGAGACTGTACCATATATCTAGaacagggatgggcaactggcggcccgggggccgcacacggccctcATCATCACTCAGTGCGGTCCGCGAATAGagcaataataatttattattaataataacaataataataataaatcaataaataaaaagtaattatacttttgaccgatagaGGACACAGCGTACCCAAACAATGGTGGGCAcgggccgctttgcaacagcgaggaagaaagtcaagagccatGGCCACTAGCAGTGGCATAAAGGGAATACTTGACcgagaaagtcacatttttcagacaaaatgggaagaagtacggacatggggaatttttttttttttttttgcgttcccTCGCCATGGTTTTTGCGTTCCCTAGAGGTATggctgatttttttgttgttgtctcttctcattcacacacaacaataaaccgtgagagccgacgtgagttttgaaactgcaaagcatctacacagcaccgcgttcacagaccagtgtgatgcattcgcgagcgtcagaaagctatggtgcattcaggagcatggcacattagatttttcagaataaaaagctagcagatgtgcataatcaaaaaataacagaaatacaattatagagcattcagtgttgtaagaaagcccacactgtttctggacagacacattattgtttgagttaagttctgttccgttttatgcctctttccttgtaaatttgaaatgtcccatgctcctgaatgcattgatatggaggagtttaaattacttttttgcattttttttttttaaagcaaacggtttgtcttttgctcaaggacatattaaaatgcctttACATGCATAAActagttatatgttggtgcagtaaacatacagatataaatttgttcttattgagaataatttgtagcatctttcatatccaattatttgaagtgcgttGTCATGTGGCCTTCCAATGGACGTGCTGAAAAAGATTTtgccctctttatcatggaagttgcccatccctgatctAGAAGCAACCGTCTCTCTCCTCCTATGCACTAATTTCAGGCGCTCTGAGCTATTCCATGAGCACCGGACACGCAGCCTTGCTTCTGCAAACATCCGTGACAGACCGGCTCCCTCCGAGAAGCTCTGGTAATCTCAGCGTGGCTCCAGGGTAAGATACCGACCGCGCGATGAGTTCCAGCGCCCCTAAATGAGCTTGATTTTTCATCACACCAAGACATT
The DNA window shown above is from Fundulus heteroclitus isolate FHET01 chromosome 14, MU-UCD_Fhet_4.1, whole genome shotgun sequence and carries:
- the LOC105934628 gene encoding perlucin-like protein isoform X1: MASSDSKEASLKTAACGDARSCERWHLTFGGAIAVAATSLLTVFILAFVLFAMWGAAPGEDPTFRQKQLENLQQCQRMHHELKTMLHSATQAVLFVSLPSGDSRCRLCPEGWLWWRSHCYFFSVGLRENLRWKESATFCQQLNSSLVVIRDSAEMAFLQGVMSKATKYPFLWVGLTDSQQEGVWQWLSEREGQHHSPMAVQWNSEDRDCADLRGGGTLFAADCEEYGPWACKTES
- the LOC105934628 gene encoding CD209 antigen-like protein E isoform X2, with product MASSDSKEASLKTAACGDARSCERWHLTFGGAIAVAATSLLTVFILAFVLFAMWGAAPGEDPTFRQKQLENLQQCQRMHHELKTMLHSATQDSRCRLCPEGWLWWRSHCYFFSVGLRENLRWKESATFCQQLNSSLVVIRDSAEMAFLQGVMSKATKYPFLWVGLTDSQQEGVWQWLSEREGQHHSPMAVQWNSEDRDCADLRGGGTLFAADCEEYGPWACKTES